A window from Drosophila nasuta strain 15112-1781.00 chromosome 3, ASM2355853v1, whole genome shotgun sequence encodes these proteins:
- the LOC132793196 gene encoding lipase member H gives MAKMFYCWLPFLCQLWTLQALSLDSLVGQSSIYYQQDASEQLLQQVDQLKNVESLQLIVHGFLASRSHSSIMPLRNAYTAQGYAHVLVADWSPAANLDYPSSRRAVSKVASVLAKQLQQFLAKHSVPLDQVHVLGHSLGAHIAGCIGQHFNGSLGRITGLDPALPLFTSHSDDSLQSSAARFVDVIHTDYPVFGDLTPRGHVDFYPNFGHTPQPGCEEVDLLTASKLLLEAYSCSHNRAVLLYAESIGLPKSFPSIPCSWKSIRGSRSCAEKLSEFNLNRTELEAAIGSMDDTQVVYMGEQVARSATSYYYLETNAAPPFGQGVRAKFA, from the exons ATGGCTAAAATGTTTTACTGCTGGCTGCCTTTTCTGTGCCAACTCTGGACTCTACAAGCTTTGAGCCTAGACTCCTTAGTGGGTCAGAGCAGTATTTACTATCAGCAGGATGCAtcggagcagctgctgcagcaagtGGATCAGCTGAAGAACGTTGAATCACTGCAGCTGATTGTGCACGGATTTCTCGCCTCGCGTAGTCACAGTTCGATTATGCCGCTAAGAAATG CCTACACAGCTCAAGGATACGCTCATGTTTTGGTTGCCGACTGGTCGCCAGCTGCCAACTTGGATTATCCTAGCTCAAGGCGAGCTGTTTCCAAGGTTGCCTCAGTGCTGGCTAAGCAGCTACAGCAATTTCTGGCCAAGCACAGCGTGCCATTGGATCAAGTTCACGTTCTCGGCCACAGCTTGGGCGCACACATTGCCGGCTGCATTGGACAGCACTTTAATGGCTCGCTGGGACGCATAACGGGTTTGGATCCGGCACTGCCTTTGTTTACCTCACATTCGGATGACAGTCTGCAGTCGAGTGCCGCGCGCTTTGTGGATGTCATACACACCGATTATCCGGTCTTTGGGGATCTGACACCGCGTGGCCACGTTGACTTTTATCCCAACTTTGGGCATACTCCGCAACCGGGTTGCGAGGAAGTTGATCTGTTGACGGCCAGCAAACTGTTGCTGGAGGCTT ACAGCTGCAGTCACAATCGTGCCGTTCTGCTTTACGCGGAGTCCATTGGGCTGCCGAAGAGTTTTCCCAGCATTCCCTGCAGCTGGAAGTCAATCAGAGGCAGCAGAAGCTGTGCCGAAAAGTTGTCGGAGTTTAATTTAAACAGAACGGAGCTGGAGGCTGCCATTGGCAGCATGGACGACACGCAAGTGGTGTACATGGGCGAGCAGGTGGCACGCag CGCCAcctcttattattatttggaaaCCAATGCAGCGCCACCTTTTGGTCAAGGTGTGCGTGCCAAGTTTGCTTAA
- the LOC132792625 gene encoding angiopoietin-4 isoform X1 gives MGTALVRVLGAFLCALICVNQLGVWALTPDKDSTAADHSSTPQPWRFYTRGSQRYNTVESGRSASAPTISPQLHNEIKELMTSLHDRIGILATLDEDQRHRLEVIDKKLDQMVEANMGRMESLKVQQLNFQQRLDSFEHIQRLTRHTLDELKGETDSYLGSRVARQLRQKQKNRAKLTDLSRHPRETPQQYQQQQQQQQQLPLGTARAVQQNVADIFSNQSVGPAMKFNHTDLDVNSRLDALATFLVSLAYNVQDTRMGVNRLIKDTNNIKRRLIHRGKGQNARLPQTSAVLPSADETATSCLQWDLAVKGIIKLQLTPESEAFYVPCDNEGWTVILNRSSDDVSFQRGWLDYKEGFGNLAGDFFIGLDKLHALTSSVLHELRIELEDFDGNVAHAGYDAFAISGERELYSLQLLGQFITDLQPSAGDSLSYQAGAKFSTFDSDNDNCLECSCAQRHKAAGWFNSCATSNLFGIYHQQNPNEAGETGIFWDTFQGKETSLRRVKLLIRPVGQDEARR, from the exons ATGGGGACAGCTTTAGTGCGTGTTTTGGGCGCATTTCTTTGTGCCTTGATCTGTGTGAATCAGTTGGGTGTTTGGGCTTTAACTCCGGATAAAGATTCCACAGCAGCAGACCATTCATCGACACCGCAACCATGGAGATTTTATACGCGCGGAAGTCAACGA TACAACACAGTAGAGAGCGGCCGATCGGCGTCTGCCCCAACGATCAGCCCTCAGCTGCATAACGAGATCAAGGAGCTGATGACGAGTTTACACGATCGCATCGGCATCTTGGCGACCCTGGACGAGGACCAACGCCATCGTCTGGAAGTCATCGATAAGAA aCTCGATCAGATGGTGGAGGCGAACATGGGACGCATGGAATCGTTGAAGGTGCAGCAGCTGAACTTCCAGCAGCGATTGGATAGCTTCGAACACATCCAGCGATTGACGCGCCACACACTCGATGAGCTGAAAGGTGAAACGGATTCGTACTTGGGATCACGTGTGGCAAGACAGTtgaggcaaaagcaaaagaatcGTGCAAAGTTGACGG ATTTGTCTCGTCACCCGCGAGAAACGCCACAGCaatatcaacagcaacagcaacagcaacaacaattgccacTGGGAACTGCGCGCGCAGTTCAACAAAATGTGGCCGACATTTTCAGCAATCAGTCTGTGGGACCTGCCATGAAATTCAACCACACTGATCTCGATGTGAATAGTCGCCTCGATGCCTTGGCCACATTCTTGGTTTCCTTAGCTTACAATGTGCAGGATACTCGCATGGGTGTCAACCGATTGATAAAGGATACCAA CAACATCAAGCGTCGCTTGATACATCGTGGCAAGGGGCAAAACGCACGCTTGCCACAGACATCAGCTGTGTTGCCTTCAGCCGATGAGACTGCAACGAGCTGTTTGCAATGGGATCTGGCAGTCAAGGGCATCATCAAGCTGCAGCTGACGCCCGAGAGCGAAGCCTTCTACGTTCCCTGCGACAACGAAGGCTGGACTGTGATCCTCAATCGCTCCTCTGATGACGTGAGCTTCCAACGCGGTTGGCTGGATTACAAAGAAGGCTTTGGCAATCTGGCTGGCGATTTCTTTATTGGTCTGGATAAGCTGCATGCCTTGACTTCTTCGGTGCTGCACGAACTGCGCATTGAACTGGAGGATTTCGATGGCAATGTTGCCCACGCTGGCTACGATGCCTTCGCCATCAGCGGCGAGCGCGAATTGTACTCACTACAGTTGCTGGGTCAGTTCATAACGGACCTCCAGCCCTCAGCAGGTGATTCACTCTCCTATCAGGCGGGTGCGAAGTTTAGCACCttcgacagcgacaacgataATTGCCTCGAATGCAGTTGTGCCCAACGTCACAAGGCCGCAGGTTGGTTCAACTCCTGTGCCACCAGCAATCTCTTTGGCATCTATCACCAACAGAATCCTAATGAAGCCGGCGAGACGGGCATCTTTTGGGACACGTTCCAGGGCAAAGAGACGTCGCTGCGTCGTGTCAAATTGCTCATACGCCCCGTGGGCCAGGACGAGGCCAGACGTTAG
- the LOC132792625 gene encoding angiopoietin-4 isoform X2 codes for MGTALVRVLGAFLCALICVNQLGVWALTPDKDSTAADHSSTPQPWRFYTRGSQRYNTVESGRSASAPTISPQLHNEIKELMTSLHDRIGILATLDEDQRHRLEVIDKKLDQMVEANMGRMESLKVQQLNFQQRLDSFEHIQRLTRHTLDELKDLSRHPRETPQQYQQQQQQQQQLPLGTARAVQQNVADIFSNQSVGPAMKFNHTDLDVNSRLDALATFLVSLAYNVQDTRMGVNRLIKDTNNIKRRLIHRGKGQNARLPQTSAVLPSADETATSCLQWDLAVKGIIKLQLTPESEAFYVPCDNEGWTVILNRSSDDVSFQRGWLDYKEGFGNLAGDFFIGLDKLHALTSSVLHELRIELEDFDGNVAHAGYDAFAISGERELYSLQLLGQFITDLQPSAGDSLSYQAGAKFSTFDSDNDNCLECSCAQRHKAAGWFNSCATSNLFGIYHQQNPNEAGETGIFWDTFQGKETSLRRVKLLIRPVGQDEARR; via the exons ATGGGGACAGCTTTAGTGCGTGTTTTGGGCGCATTTCTTTGTGCCTTGATCTGTGTGAATCAGTTGGGTGTTTGGGCTTTAACTCCGGATAAAGATTCCACAGCAGCAGACCATTCATCGACACCGCAACCATGGAGATTTTATACGCGCGGAAGTCAACGA TACAACACAGTAGAGAGCGGCCGATCGGCGTCTGCCCCAACGATCAGCCCTCAGCTGCATAACGAGATCAAGGAGCTGATGACGAGTTTACACGATCGCATCGGCATCTTGGCGACCCTGGACGAGGACCAACGCCATCGTCTGGAAGTCATCGATAAGAA aCTCGATCAGATGGTGGAGGCGAACATGGGACGCATGGAATCGTTGAAGGTGCAGCAGCTGAACTTCCAGCAGCGATTGGATAGCTTCGAACACATCCAGCGATTGACGCGCCACACACTCGATGAGCTGAAAG ATTTGTCTCGTCACCCGCGAGAAACGCCACAGCaatatcaacagcaacagcaacagcaacaacaattgccacTGGGAACTGCGCGCGCAGTTCAACAAAATGTGGCCGACATTTTCAGCAATCAGTCTGTGGGACCTGCCATGAAATTCAACCACACTGATCTCGATGTGAATAGTCGCCTCGATGCCTTGGCCACATTCTTGGTTTCCTTAGCTTACAATGTGCAGGATACTCGCATGGGTGTCAACCGATTGATAAAGGATACCAA CAACATCAAGCGTCGCTTGATACATCGTGGCAAGGGGCAAAACGCACGCTTGCCACAGACATCAGCTGTGTTGCCTTCAGCCGATGAGACTGCAACGAGCTGTTTGCAATGGGATCTGGCAGTCAAGGGCATCATCAAGCTGCAGCTGACGCCCGAGAGCGAAGCCTTCTACGTTCCCTGCGACAACGAAGGCTGGACTGTGATCCTCAATCGCTCCTCTGATGACGTGAGCTTCCAACGCGGTTGGCTGGATTACAAAGAAGGCTTTGGCAATCTGGCTGGCGATTTCTTTATTGGTCTGGATAAGCTGCATGCCTTGACTTCTTCGGTGCTGCACGAACTGCGCATTGAACTGGAGGATTTCGATGGCAATGTTGCCCACGCTGGCTACGATGCCTTCGCCATCAGCGGCGAGCGCGAATTGTACTCACTACAGTTGCTGGGTCAGTTCATAACGGACCTCCAGCCCTCAGCAGGTGATTCACTCTCCTATCAGGCGGGTGCGAAGTTTAGCACCttcgacagcgacaacgataATTGCCTCGAATGCAGTTGTGCCCAACGTCACAAGGCCGCAGGTTGGTTCAACTCCTGTGCCACCAGCAATCTCTTTGGCATCTATCACCAACAGAATCCTAATGAAGCCGGCGAGACGGGCATCTTTTGGGACACGTTCCAGGGCAAAGAGACGTCGCTGCGTCGTGTCAAATTGCTCATACGCCCCGTGGGCCAGGACGAGGCCAGACGTTAG